A single genomic interval of Natronolimnobius sp. AArcel1 harbors:
- a CDS encoding b(o/a)3-type cytochrome-c oxidase subunit 1, whose protein sequence is MSESRNAYIDSFPAEAKVIRAAFYSSFFALALGGVFGIIQTLHRTDVLRFIESDTYYTVLTAHGVFLVISFTIFFLVGIFTWAVTTSLDREVEDIRFTWAWYLLMAIGITLTGIAILSGFTDSIDMSADVLFTFYAPLQAHPLFYLGLVLFVVGTWLAGADWFRSWWAWKQENPDERIPLPTFMVLTTMLMWYIATLGVAAAILLFLLPWSLGLVDSVNPLLTRTLFWFFGHPVVYFWLMPAYMMWYVLLPKVSGGKLFSDPLARVVFVLFLILSVPTGIHHQYLDPGIAEGFKFIAMTNTMFLLLPSFLTAFTVVASMEHGARQRGGEGYFGWLKALPWRDPVFTGMALAGLMFAAAGFSGMINAGMNINYLVHNTFWVVGHFHLTVGTAVALTFMAVTYWFLPQVTGKALWSRSVALGQVVLWFIGMTFMSNAMHRGGLLGIPRRTAEPQYDGFEFEAGVGSVAELDAQIALGGALLTLSLVLFFAIVIGTALNDRSDTLPANSYAETLSGPEDAPLVLDNLKLWTAIAIVLVIFAYTFPLLSIIDRGGLFGPDITPFPMSLDSIPLIAGALEHQASTLAASASDAVQSTALAVTSTLAEVVA, encoded by the coding sequence ATGAGTGAGTCGCGAAACGCCTACATTGACTCGTTCCCTGCCGAAGCGAAGGTGATCCGGGCAGCGTTTTATAGCTCGTTCTTCGCGCTCGCGCTCGGTGGCGTGTTCGGCATCATCCAGACACTACACCGGACGGACGTTCTTCGGTTCATCGAGTCGGACACATACTATACCGTTCTGACCGCCCACGGTGTCTTCCTCGTCATTTCCTTTACCATCTTCTTCCTTGTCGGGATTTTCACCTGGGCGGTGACGACCAGTCTCGATCGGGAGGTCGAAGATATCCGATTCACTTGGGCTTGGTATTTGTTGATGGCGATCGGGATCACGCTAACCGGTATTGCAATCCTGTCCGGCTTTACCGACTCGATCGACATGAGCGCCGACGTGCTCTTTACGTTCTATGCGCCACTGCAGGCCCATCCGCTGTTTTACCTCGGATTGGTGCTGTTCGTCGTCGGAACGTGGCTCGCCGGCGCTGATTGGTTCCGCTCGTGGTGGGCCTGGAAGCAGGAGAACCCAGACGAGCGGATCCCGCTGCCGACGTTTATGGTGTTGACCACGATGTTGATGTGGTACATTGCGACGCTCGGTGTCGCTGCGGCAATCTTGCTGTTCTTACTGCCGTGGTCGCTTGGCCTGGTTGACTCAGTTAATCCATTGCTCACCAGAACGCTATTCTGGTTCTTCGGCCATCCCGTCGTCTACTTCTGGCTGATGCCGGCGTACATGATGTGGTACGTTCTGCTGCCAAAAGTATCGGGCGGGAAGCTGTTCAGTGACCCACTGGCACGGGTCGTGTTCGTCCTGTTCTTGATCCTCTCTGTGCCGACGGGGATTCACCATCAGTATCTCGACCCTGGCATCGCAGAAGGATTCAAGTTCATCGCGATGACGAACACGATGTTCCTCCTGTTGCCCAGCTTCCTCACTGCGTTCACCGTTGTCGCGAGCATGGAACACGGCGCTCGCCAGCGCGGCGGTGAGGGATACTTCGGCTGGCTCAAAGCCCTTCCGTGGCGTGACCCTGTCTTCACCGGCATGGCGCTTGCTGGCCTGATGTTCGCCGCCGCCGGTTTCTCCGGCATGATCAACGCCGGGATGAACATCAACTATCTCGTGCACAACACCTTCTGGGTCGTCGGTCACTTCCATCTCACCGTCGGCACCGCCGTCGCGTTGACGTTCATGGCCGTTACCTACTGGTTCCTCCCGCAGGTGACCGGCAAGGCGCTCTGGAGTCGCTCTGTCGCACTCGGTCAGGTCGTCCTCTGGTTCATCGGCATGACGTTCATGTCTAACGCGATGCACCGCGGCGGACTGCTCGGTATTCCCCGCCGAACCGCTGAACCGCAGTACGACGGCTTCGAGTTCGAGGCCGGCGTCGGTAGTGTCGCCGAACTCGACGCCCAGATCGCACTCGGCGGCGCACTCTTGACGCTCTCGCTCGTCCTCTTCTTCGCCATCGTCATTGGCACGGCGCTGAACGACCGCAGCGACACACTCCCAGCGAACAGCTACGCCGAGACACTTTCGGGCCCCGAAGACGCACCGCTCGTCCTCGACAACCTCAAACTCTGGACCGCGATTGCCATCGTGCTCGTGATCTTCGCGTACACGTTCCCTCTCCTGAGCATCATCGACCGCGGCGGTCTCTTCGGCCCCGACATCACACCCTTCCCGATGAGTCTCGACTCCATCCCACTCATCGCTGGAGCGCTCGAGCACCAGGCGTCTACTCTCGCTGCAAGCGCGAGCGATGCCGTGCAGTCGACCGCACTCGCGGTTACCTCGACCCTTGCAGAGGTGGTCGCGTAA
- a CDS encoding cytochrome c oxidase subunit II, whose protein sequence is MNIHSYEKLWLAAAMLLIVGFIATITYGSVGLGITMVGDQEPTVEPDALNEDERFGEPRVEQVGENEYEAYVIAQMFTFQPETIEVPEDSEVTFYVTSRDVIHSFSVAGTNINTMAIPGEVAEMTVEFDDPQEYGVVCNEYCGPDHHNMEGQLHVVPEDDFDLTELSVDAPNEVDAGEDATIDVALENRMHDTLETTVTLEAGDETFTEDVTVDGEDTTETTFTLEESLLEADDTDWTVTVDDYEESGTVTVVDDSADDDDAADDEDAADSADADDEDADGGDDDE, encoded by the coding sequence ATGAATATCCATTCCTACGAGAAACTGTGGTTGGCTGCAGCCATGTTGTTGATCGTCGGCTTCATCGCGACGATCACGTACGGCTCGGTTGGTCTTGGAATCACGATGGTCGGCGATCAGGAACCGACTGTCGAACCCGACGCACTCAATGAAGACGAACGATTTGGTGAACCGCGAGTCGAACAGGTCGGTGAGAACGAGTACGAAGCCTATGTCATCGCACAGATGTTTACTTTCCAGCCTGAGACGATTGAAGTCCCCGAAGACAGTGAAGTAACCTTTTACGTGACCTCACGCGACGTTATTCACAGCTTCAGCGTCGCCGGCACCAACATCAATACGATGGCCATCCCCGGCGAGGTCGCCGAAATGACCGTCGAATTCGACGATCCACAGGAGTATGGCGTCGTCTGTAACGAGTACTGTGGTCCAGACCACCACAACATGGAAGGGCAACTGCACGTCGTCCCCGAAGACGACTTCGACCTTACTGAGCTGTCCGTCGACGCTCCCAATGAAGTCGACGCCGGCGAGGACGCGACTATCGATGTCGCCCTCGAGAACCGGATGCACGACACCCTCGAGACAACCGTCACACTCGAGGCTGGCGACGAGACGTTCACAGAAGACGTGACCGTCGACGGCGAAGACACCACAGAGACGACGTTCACGCTCGAGGAATCGCTGCTCGAGGCGGACGATACCGACTGGACGGTGACCGTTGACGACTACGAAGAGAGTGGAACGGTGACCGTGGTCGACGACTCAGCGGACGATGACGACGCTGCGGACGACGAGGACGCAGCTGATTCCGCTGACGCGGACGACGAGGACGCAGACGGAGGTGATGACGATGAGTGA
- a CDS encoding cytochrome-ba3 oxidase subunit, whose protein sequence is MQLEALSDLSPRRTLPIGLLALIPLTWYALASSVPAGVVSAINVGIILTCLYIAFGPVSGTHHDHDSESDSSGSSS, encoded by the coding sequence ATGCAACTCGAGGCGCTTTCCGATCTCTCGCCGCGGCGGACGCTACCCATCGGGCTGCTTGCGCTCATACCGCTTACGTGGTACGCACTTGCTAGTTCAGTCCCTGCCGGGGTTGTCTCCGCGATCAACGTCGGGATTATTCTCACGTGTCTCTACATCGCGTTCGGGCCAGTTTCAGGCACCCATCACGATCACGACAGCGAATCCGACTCGAGCGGTTCGTCGTCGTAA
- a CDS encoding cation-translocating P-type ATPase → MEVPDRNLSSESEHNPGSDAENQSASTSDSAADDDCTLCSLPTPADPITGDGTGSFCCQGCLEVYRTLERADSEVSAEAVRDRLEGEPVAESGSSLDELEGEDAFLTVDGMHCSTCEAFLETRAAGTDGVEGAAASYATDTLRVVYDPDELTEDNLPGIVSGYGYKARSRGEGREEEPRDAALIKFLIGGGLFGMMVMVWYGVFLYPTYFGYEPLAEFGSYDGYYLVVNIWLMTSFVLFYTGWPILRGAYVSLRAGMPNMDLLVALAALGAYAYSTLAMGLGRTDLYFDVSVAVVLVVTAGNYYEGRIKRRAAGLLSDLTDAQVDEARLESGETVSLSTVDPGDRLLVRPGERVPLDGEVCEGHAAVDESLVTGESLPVEKAPGDAVRGGTVVTDAPLVVEVGPDAESTHDRLVSLLWAIQSARPGVQRLADKLATIFVPLVVVLATLTTAVLLATGSSVSAAFLVGLTVIIVSCPCALGLATPLAIASGIQSAASRGIVVAAETLFEDAPDVDIVVLDKTGTLTEGAMSVDGVYIIGSDTIDDRDLLHRGAAVESLSGHPIGNAIVAAARDAGIDDLEGSVSVDGFKRHARGVSGHVDGERVVVGHPSLCREYNQSISPALESQIAAVRDDGDVPVVVGWDGRARGVIVVGDTPRERWHEALETLAEGRELIVLTGDEGAAADQFRDVAGVDEVFAGVPPEAKAETVRRLRTRGTVAMVGDGSNDAPALAAADVGIALASGTELATDAADAVIVGDDLESVAATFDLAAGTNRRIRQNLGWAFVYNAIAIPLAITGLLNPLFAAAAMALSSVLVVLNSARSI, encoded by the coding sequence ATGGAGGTTCCAGACCGCAATCTGTCATCCGAATCCGAACACAACCCGGGGAGCGACGCTGAGAATCAGTCGGCAAGCACGTCCGATTCGGCAGCCGACGATGACTGTACGCTCTGTTCGCTCCCAACGCCCGCCGATCCGATCACCGGTGATGGCACGGGCTCGTTTTGCTGTCAGGGCTGTCTCGAGGTCTACCGAACACTCGAGCGTGCCGACAGCGAGGTCAGCGCTGAGGCCGTCCGTGACCGACTCGAGGGCGAACCCGTGGCCGAGTCCGGTTCCAGTCTGGACGAACTCGAAGGCGAGGACGCCTTTCTCACAGTCGATGGCATGCACTGTTCGACCTGCGAGGCCTTCCTCGAGACGCGCGCCGCCGGCACCGACGGCGTCGAAGGTGCAGCGGCGAGTTACGCGACAGACACCCTGCGGGTGGTGTACGATCCAGACGAACTCACGGAAGACAACCTCCCTGGAATCGTCTCAGGGTATGGCTACAAGGCGCGCTCTCGAGGCGAGGGGCGCGAAGAAGAACCGCGCGATGCCGCGCTGATAAAGTTCCTGATCGGCGGCGGGCTGTTCGGGATGATGGTGATGGTGTGGTACGGCGTCTTTCTGTACCCGACGTATTTCGGCTACGAGCCACTGGCTGAATTCGGCAGCTACGACGGCTATTACCTGGTCGTCAACATCTGGCTCATGACCTCGTTCGTCCTGTTTTACACGGGCTGGCCCATTCTCCGGGGCGCGTACGTCAGCCTCCGGGCTGGAATGCCGAACATGGACCTGCTCGTTGCACTCGCTGCACTCGGCGCGTACGCCTACAGCACGCTCGCGATGGGGCTTGGCCGAACCGATCTCTACTTCGATGTCTCGGTCGCGGTCGTCCTCGTGGTAACCGCAGGAAACTACTACGAGGGGCGGATCAAACGCCGTGCGGCCGGTCTGTTATCCGATCTCACCGACGCACAGGTCGATGAGGCCCGCCTCGAGTCGGGTGAAACCGTCTCACTTTCGACTGTGGACCCCGGTGATCGACTCCTTGTCCGGCCGGGCGAGCGCGTCCCCCTTGACGGCGAGGTTTGTGAGGGGCACGCTGCCGTCGACGAGTCACTGGTCACCGGCGAATCCTTGCCCGTCGAAAAGGCACCCGGCGACGCGGTCCGGGGCGGTACCGTCGTCACCGACGCGCCGCTCGTCGTCGAGGTTGGGCCGGATGCCGAAAGCACCCACGACCGACTCGTCTCACTGCTCTGGGCGATCCAGAGCGCCCGGCCGGGCGTCCAGCGCCTCGCTGACAAACTCGCGACAATCTTCGTCCCGCTCGTCGTCGTGCTTGCAACCCTCACGACGGCCGTATTGCTCGCAACCGGCTCGAGTGTGTCGGCGGCGTTTCTCGTTGGCCTCACGGTTATAATCGTCTCCTGTCCCTGTGCACTCGGGCTTGCAACGCCGCTTGCAATCGCCTCAGGCATCCAATCAGCAGCATCACGCGGCATCGTCGTCGCCGCGGAGACGCTGTTCGAGGACGCCCCAGACGTCGACATCGTCGTGCTCGATAAGACCGGGACGCTCACTGAAGGCGCGATGTCCGTTGACGGCGTGTACATCATCGGCTCGGACACCATCGACGACCGCGACCTCCTCCACCGCGGCGCAGCCGTCGAATCCCTCTCCGGACACCCGATCGGCAACGCCATCGTCGCAGCCGCACGTGACGCCGGGATCGATGACCTCGAGGGCAGTGTCAGCGTCGATGGGTTCAAGCGCCACGCCCGCGGCGTCAGCGGGCACGTCGACGGCGAGCGAGTCGTCGTTGGCCACCCGTCACTCTGTCGCGAGTACAACCAGTCGATTTCGCCTGCACTCGAGTCACAAATTGCGGCTGTGCGGGACGATGGCGACGTGCCAGTCGTCGTCGGCTGGGATGGACGCGCCCGCGGTGTGATCGTCGTCGGCGACACGCCCCGCGAGCGTTGGCATGAAGCGCTCGAGACGCTCGCCGAGGGCCGGGAACTCATCGTGCTCACGGGCGATGAAGGCGCGGCAGCGGATCAGTTCCGCGACGTGGCGGGCGTCGACGAGGTCTTTGCAGGCGTGCCCCCGGAAGCGAAGGCCGAAACGGTTCGACGGCTGCGCACTCGCGGCACCGTCGCGATGGTCGGTGACGGCAGCAACGACGCACCGGCGCTTGCGGCCGCTGACGTGGGCATTGCACTCGCCAGCGGGACCGAACTCGCGACTGACGCCGCAGACGCCGTTATCGTCGGCGACGACCTCGAGTCGGTCGCAGCGACGTTCGACCTGGCAGCGGGTACCAACCGACGGATTCGCCAGAACCTCGGCTGGGCGTTCGTCTACAACGCGATTGCGATTCCGCTGGCGATCACGGGGCTACTGAACCCGCTGTTTGCCGCGGCCGCGATGGCACTCAGCAGTGTGCTCGTCGTGCTCAACTCCGCGCGCTCGATCTGA